One genomic region from Bactrocera tryoni isolate S06 chromosome 3, CSIRO_BtryS06_freeze2, whole genome shotgun sequence encodes:
- the LOC120773105 gene encoding cuticle protein 16.5-like, whose translation MKYLIVLSLIAAATAAPGLLGLGHGSYAAPALSLGSLGHGPAISYAAPAVSYAAPSISLAPAPIVKAYSAPAVVAAPTIVKAAPAATSYSTFSQVIQHAAPAVVKVAAPAPVAVAAPAISYAAPAPAISYAAAAPAISYAAPAPAISYAAPAIKLAAPAISYAAAAPAISYAAPAIKLAAPSISYAAAAPSIVKYAAPAISYGGGLSLGHGYH comes from the exons ATGAAATATCTG ATCGTACTTAGCTTGATTGCAGCCGCCACCGCTGCCCCTGGATTATTGGGTTTGGGCCATGGATCATATGCAGCGCCAGCGCTGAGTTTAGGGAGCTTAGGTCATGGACCAGCTATAAGCTATGCCGCACCAGCTGTTAGTTACGCAGCACCTTCCATCAGTCTTGCTCCAGCGCCCATTGTCAAGGCTTACTCCGCACCTGCTGTAGTCGCCGCACCGACCATAGTGAAGGCAGCCCCAGCCGCCACCAGCTACTCCACCTTCAGTCAG GTCATTCAACATGCTGCCCCAGCCGTCGTTAAGGTCGCCGCCCCCGCTCCAGTTGCCGTAGCGGCTCCAGCCATTTCTTACGCTGCACCCGCCCCGGCCATCTCATATGCCGCAGCCGCGCCCGCCATCTCGTACGCCGCACCCGCTCCAGCCATCTCGTACGCTGCACCCGCCATTAAATTAGCCGCACCCGCGATCTCCTATGCCGCAGCCGCTCCAGCCATCTCATACGCTGCACCCGCCATTAAATTGGCCGCCCCCTCGATCTCCTACGCTGCCGCTGCCCCATCCATCGTGAAGTACGCTGCTCCAGCCATCAGCTACGGAGGCGGTCTCAGTTTAGGCCACGGCTACCATTAA
- the LOC120770801 gene encoding cuticle protein 16.5-like, which yields MKYLIVLSLIAAATAAPGLLGLGHGSYAAPALSLGSLGHGPAISYAAPAVSIAQSAPSISYAAPSISLAAAPVVSAPAVVSAPTVVSTPAVVAAPTIVKAAPAATSYSTFSQVIQHSAPAVVKVAAAAPVAVAAPAISYAAPAPAISYAAAAPAISYAATAPAISYSAPAIKLAAPSISYAAAAPSIVKYAAPAISYGGGLSLGHGYH from the exons ATGAAATATCTG ATCGTACTTAGTTTGATCGCAGCCGCCACCGCTGCCCCTGGATTATTGGGTTTGGGCCATGGATCATATGCAGCACCAGCGCTGAGCTTAGGGAGCTTAGGTCATGGACCAGCTATAAGTTATGCCGCTCCCGCTGTTAGCATTGCTCAGTCCGCCCCATCCATTAGTTACGCAGCGCCATCCATCAGCCTTGCTGCAGCACCCGTAGTATCTGCACCTGCTGTAGTATCCGCACCTACTGTAGTATCCACACCTGCTGTAGTTGCCGCACCGACCATCGTGAAAGCAGCCCCAGCCGCCACCAGCTACTCTACCTTCAGTCAA GTTATTCAGCATTCCGCTCCAGCTGTCGTTAAGGTCGCCGCCGCCGCACCAGTAGCCGT AGCCGCCCCAGCCATCTCGTATGCCGCACCGGCACCAGCTATTTCGTACGCCGCAGCCGCCCCAGCCATTTCTTATGCCGCAACTGCTCCAGCCATCTCGTACTCTGCACCCGCCATTAAATTAGCCGCCCCCTCGATCTCCTACGCTGCAGCTGCCCCATCCATCGTGAAGTATGCTGCTCCAGCCATCAGCTACGGAGGCGGTCTCAGTTTAGGTCACGGCTACCATTAA
- the LOC120772539 gene encoding uncharacterized protein LOC120772539, translating to MHLYRLCNNFSVAVCIITLLFLQLSAANKYNVSLAQMDTCKEFRIANTGYAYTQFFHIHKLANNKVNANERLHLKFYVLAPMDAHILLSTNDRPLSRDRVYEVVIGAGQNSFSSIRSRMASMRVSTSTMPNILTMYDPTPIEIIQTKDGTLSVYIPGLKQAPLLNYTDPAPLEINYLSFSSFGSTPAKWYYDCQFDGFAEEMEEEAHETDLFHSLLANLTKNFANESVPMDLQSVNFAFQLKSVVYNHEKSILHTRLHLSLYWQDPRLAWDADAFGIAGVSFGYKEVPKILWLPDLIVLNAAHGSTTQREPDIGFMLYANGNVTMINTNAEFVTWCVDTKQNWPHERLNCGLILGIESFSPRTREPITLQYDNSMPLPVEPFSMLSEWHFRQISISQIVSAASNTSRYDTQAIAQSMNGDISLDFTIERNGAFYRNVYTMPILACETLLVLSFLLRGYRRGGLILVVFFVISMGLMFVTKHAPTAYIPNILKAYRHVMRTAAFCYLLHVALIWLELYPPKPKPFDWLMSLLNVSALRLLLCMRLADCDQYVSIQTHPWRELAKMINNCCFIVVSTLFIIVDILFLPKF from the exons ATGCATTTGTATCGCTTATGTAATAACTTTAGTGTGGCAGTATGCATTATAACGTTGCTCTTCCTGCAACTCAGCGCCGCCAACAAATACAACGTGTCCTTGGCGCAAATGGATACGTGCAAGGAGTTTCGTATAGCCAACACCGGATATGCCTACACGCAATTCTTTCACATACACAAATTGGCCAACAACAAAGTGAACGCCAATGAGCGgttgcatttgaaattttacgTGCTCGCGCCGATGGATGCACACATCCTGTTGTCGACCAACGACAGGCCGCTCTCCAGGGACCGAGTCTATGAAGTGG tgATTGGCGCCGGCCAGAATTCCTTCTCCTCCATACGTAGTCGCATGGCCTCGATGCGCGTCTCCACAAGTACGATGCCAAACATTTTGACGATGTACGATCCGACGCCCATCGAAATCATACAAACGAAGG ATGGCACACTTTCCGTTTACATTCCGGGTTTGAAGCAGGCACCGCTTTTGAATTACACGGATCCCGCGCCGCTCGAAATCAATTATCTGAGCTTCAGTAGTTTTGGCTCGACGCCGGCGAAATGGTACTACGACTGTCAATTCGATGGCTTCG CTGAAGAAATGGAGGAGGAAGCACATGAGACCGACCTTTTTCACTCCCTGCTAGCGAATTTGACTAAGAATTTCGCGAACGAGTCGGTGCCCATGGATCTGCAGTCGGTCAACTTCGCATTCCAACTGAAATCGGTCGTTTATAATCATGAAAAGTCCATTCTACACACACGCTTGCATTTATCGTTG TATTGGCAAGATCCCAGACTTGCCTGGGATGCGGATGCATTTGGTATTGCCGGCGTAAGTTTCGGCTACAAAGAAGTACCGAAAATTCTTTGGCTACCAGATTTAATAGTGCTCAA CGCCGCCCACGGCAGCACCACACAACGTGAACCCGATATCGGTTTTATGCTCTATGCCAACGGCAACGTGACCATGATCAACACGAACGCCGAATTCGTGACTTGGTGCGTGGATACGAAACAAAACTGGCCGCATGAACGCCTCAATTGTGGTCTAATATTGGGCATAGAGTCATTTTCGCCGCGCACACGTGAGCCGATCACCCTGCAATACGACAATAGCATGCCATTGCCTGTGGAACCGTTCAGCATGCTAAGCGAGTGGCATTTCAGACAAATAAGTATATCGCAGATTGTCAGTGCAGCGAGCAATACGAGCCGTTATGATACACAAGCCATTGCCCAATCCATGAACGGCGACATATCGTTGGATTTCACGATCGAAAGGAATGGCGCGTTTTACCGGAACGTTTACACGATGCCAATTTTGG CCTGTGAGACGTTGCTGGTTTTGTCTTTCTTGCTTCGCGGCTATCGACGCGGTGGTCTCATATTGGTGGTGTTCTTCGTCATCTCCATGGGTTTGATGTTCGTCACAAAGCATGCACCCACCGCCTATATACCGAACATAT tgaaAGCTTATCGTCATGTTATGCGCACCGCGGCCTTCTGCTACCTATTGCATGTGGCTTTAATTTGGTTGGAGCTCTATCCTCCCAAGCCGAAACCGTTCGATTGGTTGATGTCTTTGCTAAATGTGTCAGCTCTCCGGTTGTTGCTTTGTATGCGCTTGGCCGAT TGCGATCAATATGTGAGCATTCAGACACATCCTTGGCGCGAGCTGGCTAAGATGATCAACAACTGCTGCTTCATCGTCGTCAGCACTTTGTTCATAATCGTCGACATTCTGTTTTTACCGAAGTTCTAA
- the LOC120772281 gene encoding dehydrogenase/reductase SDR family member on chromosome X yields MLTCFIIIFVILFCGFYFAKTSKEMPKNWYELKTELRYQYIGLVGLIHDFTYRSRDRVALYKQPGRVAVITGGNRGIGLRIVEKLLACDITVIMGVREPASAEAAVTSVIDLTSSGGELICEPLDIGDLTSVKKFAEKVKARFNKVDLLINNAGIMFAPFKLTADGFESHIATNYLGHFLLTHLLLPELKAAGKAGKNARIVNISSCVNLIGRINYNDINALKNYYPGTAYSQSKLAQILATRHLQTRLNAETAHVQVNAVHPGIVDTDLFEHSATTYVPFVKKLLFKNPEQGSRTVVLAAIDPKLEGKGGTYLSNGGLGQMHSDAKDPAKCEKLFKFSCELLKIEDFGNGKI; encoded by the exons ATGCTGACCtgctttattattatattcgtGATATTATTCTGCGgcttttattttgccaaaaccTCCAAGGAGATGCCAAAGAACTGGTATGAGCTGAAAACGGAGCTGCGCTACCAATACATTGGCCTCGTAGGCCTGATACACGATTTCACATATCGATCACGCGATCGCGTTG cGCTTTATAAGCAACCTGGACGTGTAGCGGTAATTACGGGTGGCAACCGTGGCATTGGACTTCGCATTGTGGAGAAACTACTGGCCTGTGATATAACGGTTATAATGG GTGTGCGTGAGCCAGCCAGCGCCGAAGCTGCGGTCACTTCCGTTATCGACCTCACCTCAAGCGGCGGCGAACTGATATGTGAGCCACTTGACATCGGTGATCTCACATCCGTTAAGAAATTCGCTGAAAAGGTGAAGGCGCGCTTTAACAAAGTAGACTTGCTAATCAACAATG CTGGCATCATGTTTGCGCCCTTCAAGCTGACCGCCGATGGCTTCGAATCGCATATCGCTACCAACTACTTGGGTCACTTCTTGCTTACACATCTACTGTTGCCCGAGCTAAAGGCCGCGGGCAAAGCGGGCAAAAACGCGCGCATTGTAAACATTTCCTCCTGCGTGAATTTGATTGGACGCATCAATTATAACGACATCAATGCACT CAAAAATTATTATCCCGGCACTGCATACAGTCAATCGAAGTTGGCACAAATCCTCGCTACACGTCACCTGCAGACTCGCTTGAACGCGGAGACTGCGCATGTGCAGGTGAATGCCGTGCATCCGGGCATTGTGGACACCGATCTGTTCGAGCACAGCGCCACCACTTATGTGCCGTTCGTAAAGAAGCTTTTATTCAAAAATCCCGAACAGGGTTCACGCACAGTCGTCCTTGCCGCCATCGACCCCAAGTTGGAAGGCAAGGGTGGCACCTACTTGAGCAATGGTGGACTCGGCCAAATGCATAGCGATGCGAAGGATCCAGCCAAATGTGAGAAATTATTCAAGTTCTCGTGCGAATTGTTAAAAATCGAAGATTTTGGCAATGGAAAAATTTGA